From Acidobacteriota bacterium, one genomic window encodes:
- a CDS encoding SDR family oxidoreductase, translated as MAGPWKAEDMPSLRGRRFLITGANSGIGYHAALKLARKDADLILGCRDRQRGEAALARLKEEAPGVRAELAIFDLSSLESVHRFAAEELARQRPLHVLINNAGVMAVARRTETADGFEMQFGTNVLGHFALTGLLLPALERVSTSEAPSRVVTIASIAHKRTDLQLDDLQSKRSYSPMRAYQQSKLADLMFAFELSRRLRARGSSVLSVAAHPGVAATELFRGKDRSAAFRVARTIVGHAIGIFLNTDAEGALPTLYAATSPEAVDGGYYGPQGMREMRGETVGPAEVAPQARNTQAAARLWELCEGWTGVQFP; from the coding sequence ATGGCAGGTCCATGGAAGGCCGAAGACATGCCGTCGCTTCGCGGCAGACGTTTCCTGATCACGGGAGCGAACAGCGGCATCGGCTACCACGCTGCACTGAAGCTGGCGCGTAAGGATGCCGACCTCATTCTCGGGTGCCGCGACAGGCAAAGGGGCGAGGCCGCGCTGGCTCGCCTGAAGGAAGAGGCCCCCGGTGTGCGCGCGGAGCTGGCGATCTTCGACCTCAGTTCGCTGGAGTCGGTACACCGCTTTGCCGCGGAGGAGCTTGCCCGTCAGCGTCCGCTGCATGTACTGATCAACAACGCCGGTGTGATGGCCGTGGCGCGCCGCACGGAGACGGCGGACGGCTTCGAGATGCAGTTCGGCACGAATGTGCTTGGCCACTTTGCGCTGACAGGACTACTGCTGCCTGCGCTTGAACGTGTGTCAACGTCTGAAGCGCCGTCACGCGTGGTGACCATCGCTTCCATCGCGCACAAGAGAACGGACCTGCAACTGGACGATCTGCAATCGAAGAGATCATATTCGCCGATGCGGGCCTATCAGCAATCAAAGCTCGCAGACCTGATGTTCGCGTTCGAGCTTAGCAGGAGGCTCCGCGCCCGTGGATCATCCGTTCTCAGTGTGGCAGCGCACCCTGGAGTTGCCGCAACCGAGTTGTTTCGCGGTAAAGACCGTTCAGCGGCGTTCAGGGTCGCGCGCACTATCGTAGGCCACGCGATTGGAATCTTTCTCAATACAGACGCGGAGGGCGCGTTGCCCACGTTGTACGCCGCGACTTCGCCAGAAGCAGTGGATGGCGGCTACTACGGCCCGCAGGGGATGAGAGAGATGCGAGGCGAGACGGTAGGTCCGGCCGAGGTCGCTCCACAAGCGCGCAATACGCAGGCAGCGGCGAGGCTGTGGGAGTTGTGCGAGGGATGGACCGGCGTTCAGTTTCCCTGA
- a CDS encoding sulfite exporter TauE/SafE family protein, producing the protein MTVLDFTLLVFAGSFAAGLLGALTGLGGGVVLVPLLTLGFHVDIRYAIGASLISVIATSSGAAAAYVREGFSSVRIGMFLEVATTIGALFGAFLAAKVPTRELAILFGVVLIYSAWLSWRSNKLSHVEAVIDNPSSDRLRLSGSYPRPGGGHIHYKVDRIPQGFAMMFGAGTLSGLLGIGSGAVKVLAMDRIMRIPFKVSTTTSNFMIGVTAAASAGIYLRRGYVDPALAAPVMLGVLSGAVIGAKLLARTKVSVLRMVFALVVFALGIEMIVNGWLGRM; encoded by the coding sequence GTGACTGTGCTCGACTTCACGCTGCTTGTCTTCGCCGGCTCCTTTGCCGCCGGATTGCTGGGCGCGCTCACAGGCCTTGGCGGAGGCGTGGTTCTCGTTCCTCTGCTCACGCTCGGCTTTCACGTTGATATTCGTTACGCCATCGGAGCTTCGCTGATCTCGGTTATCGCCACCTCTTCCGGCGCGGCAGCGGCCTATGTGCGCGAGGGCTTCTCCAGCGTGCGTATTGGAATGTTCCTTGAGGTCGCCACCACGATTGGAGCATTGTTCGGCGCCTTTCTCGCTGCAAAGGTCCCCACCCGGGAGCTGGCCATCCTCTTCGGCGTGGTGCTGATCTACTCGGCTTGGCTCTCATGGCGCAGCAATAAGCTCTCGCACGTTGAAGCGGTCATCGACAATCCGTCTTCGGACAGGTTGCGGCTCTCCGGCTCCTATCCTAGACCGGGCGGAGGGCATATCCACTACAAGGTCGACCGCATCCCGCAGGGCTTTGCCATGATGTTCGGCGCGGGAACGCTCTCCGGCCTTCTCGGTATCGGTTCAGGCGCAGTCAAGGTGCTGGCGATGGACCGCATTATGCGCATCCCCTTCAAGGTCTCGACGACGACGAGCAACTTCATGATTGGCGTCACCGCGGCGGCAAGCGCGGGAATCTACCTGCGACGCGGCTACGTCGATCCCGCGCTGGCCGCTCCCGTGATGCTGGGAGTGCTCTCGGGCGCGGTGATTGGAGCCAAGCTGCTGGCCCGCACCAAGGTCTCGGTGTTGCGCATGGTCTTCGCGCTGGTGGTCTTCGCGCTTGGTATCGAGATGATCGTCAACGGCTGGCTGGGGAGGATGTGA
- a CDS encoding DUF1634 domain-containing protein, with the protein MRFLLDDERMEKAMGVLLRFGVVLASTAVLAGLAFYLQDHGRQPVEFHDFKAYSFGLRHRELFTGSPRGNAAAIIESGILLLIATPVARVVFAVAAFALERDRLYTAISIAVLAVLVYSLLHAK; encoded by the coding sequence ATGCGCTTCTTGCTCGACGATGAACGGATGGAGAAGGCGATGGGCGTGCTGCTGCGCTTCGGCGTCGTGCTGGCCTCCACGGCCGTCCTCGCCGGACTAGCGTTTTATCTTCAGGACCACGGCAGGCAGCCGGTGGAGTTCCACGACTTCAAGGCTTATAGCTTCGGTCTCAGACACCGCGAGTTATTCACAGGCTCGCCGCGCGGCAACGCCGCCGCCATCATCGAGTCGGGAATCCTTCTGCTGATTGCGACGCCGGTAGCGCGCGTCGTCTTTGCCGTGGCGGCCTTTGCGCTGGAGCGCGACCGGCTGTACACGGCGATCAGCATTGCAGTGCTGGCGGTGCTCGTCTACAGCCTGCTGCACGCAAAGTAA
- a CDS encoding carboxymuconolactone decarboxylase family protein — MQQRYDYAKLSPGGYRAMLGLEKYLAECGLEADLLHLVKLRVSQINGCAYCLDMHWKDLRAIDENEQRLYSLDAWRECPYYTDRERSALAWAEALTLITDGHASDEAYDEASAHLNEKEIADLSFAVVTINAWNRLAISGRTVPGGYQPAKVHATTA, encoded by the coding sequence ATGCAGCAACGCTATGACTATGCCAAACTCTCGCCCGGCGGCTATCGCGCCATGTTAGGCCTGGAAAAATATCTCGCCGAATGCGGGTTGGAGGCGGACCTGCTGCACCTGGTGAAGCTGCGCGTCTCGCAGATCAACGGCTGCGCCTACTGTCTGGACATGCACTGGAAGGACCTGCGCGCAATCGACGAGAACGAGCAACGGCTCTACTCGCTCGACGCGTGGCGCGAGTGCCCATACTACACGGACCGCGAGCGTTCGGCGCTTGCGTGGGCCGAGGCGCTGACGTTGATTACGGACGGCCACGCCTCGGATGAGGCGTATGACGAGGCCAGCGCGCACCTGAATGAGAAGGAGATCGCCGACCTTTCGTTTGCCGTCGTCACTATCAACGCCTGGAACCGCCTGGCGATCTCGGGCCGCACCGTGCCCGGGGGCTATCAGCCTGCGAAGGTGCACGCCACGACGGCCTGA
- the plsX gene encoding phosphate acyltransferase PlsX, with translation MPIDIVVDAMGSDKAPEPEVRGAILAARHFGVRVHLVGPEDLLRPLLRQHLRHQKHLPVFVTPASEWITMDDKAAQAVRTKRDSTMRVGLKMVREGLASGTSHDHTPHLHGAPSGPGKAAGFFTAGNTGAAMATAKMVLGMLSGVDRPALATIVPTSRGVPSLLLDVGANVDSDPDNLVQFAVMGHMYAQNVLKIQNPRVGLLSIGEEDSKGNSLTRDTLPLMRGLNGINFIGNVEGRDLFNGHADVTVCDGFVGNVALKSIEGAAKLFTSSLREALKSTVTSQVGALLSRRAFDDFKKRLDYSEYGGAPLLGVRGVCIVGHGSSNEKAIMNGIRVAAEFAYAEVNTGIEAALRSAAQAT, from the coding sequence ATGCCGATAGACATTGTCGTTGACGCAATGGGTTCCGACAAGGCCCCCGAACCTGAGGTTCGCGGGGCCATTCTGGCTGCTCGCCACTTCGGCGTTCGCGTCCACCTCGTGGGCCCGGAAGATCTCCTGCGTCCTCTTCTCCGCCAGCACCTGCGCCACCAGAAGCATCTTCCCGTCTTTGTGACTCCTGCCTCGGAGTGGATCACGATGGACGACAAGGCGGCGCAGGCGGTGCGCACCAAACGCGACTCGACGATGCGCGTGGGATTGAAGATGGTGCGCGAGGGGCTGGCCTCGGGTACGAGCCACGACCACACACCCCACCTGCACGGAGCGCCCTCGGGCCCGGGCAAGGCAGCCGGCTTCTTTACCGCGGGCAATACCGGTGCGGCGATGGCCACGGCGAAGATGGTGCTGGGCATGCTCTCGGGCGTCGATCGTCCTGCGCTCGCCACCATCGTTCCCACCTCGCGCGGCGTGCCGTCGCTGCTGCTGGATGTGGGCGCCAACGTCGACTCCGACCCGGACAACCTGGTGCAGTTTGCCGTGATGGGGCACATGTACGCGCAGAACGTGCTGAAGATCCAGAACCCGCGCGTAGGACTACTCTCGATCGGCGAAGAGGACTCCAAAGGCAACTCACTGACGCGCGATACGCTTCCTCTTATGCGCGGGCTTAACGGGATCAACTTCATCGGCAACGTCGAGGGGCGCGACCTCTTCAACGGGCACGCCGACGTTACCGTCTGCGACGGCTTCGTAGGCAACGTTGCATTGAAGAGCATTGAGGGTGCGGCGAAGCTCTTCACCTCGTCGCTGCGCGAAGCTCTCAAATCTACCGTGACCTCGCAGGTGGGCGCGCTTCTCTCACGCCGCGCCTTCGACGACTTCAAGAAGCGGCTCGACTACTCCGAGTACGGCGGCGCACCGCTGCTGGGGGTTCGCGGCGTCTGCATCGTGGGCCACGGCTCATCGAACGAGAAGGCCATCATGAATGGCATCCGCGTAGCGGCCGAGTTTGCCTATGCCGAGGTCAACACCGGCATCGAGGCTGCATTGCGCTCGGCGGCCCAGGCGACTTAG
- the rpmF gene encoding 50S ribosomal protein L32, with amino-acid sequence MPNPKRRHSKQRTAKRRSHDFLTPTGLSECPNCHERKLPHRACRKCGTYKGRDVLAVKEAS; translated from the coding sequence ATGCCTAATCCGAAACGGCGTCACTCCAAGCAACGCACCGCAAAGCGCCGCAGCCACGACTTCCTCACCCCCACCGGCCTCTCCGAGTGCCCGAACTGCCACGAGCGCAAGCTGCCTCACCGCGCGTGCCGCAAGTGCGGAACGTACAAGGGCCGCGATGTTCTCGCGGTTAAGGAAGCCAGCTAA
- a CDS encoding DUF177 domain-containing protein: MLITPIQLLDEPLEIDETIAPGALEYGPDIRQTSPLPVKGQADLLIEHRHEERGRNAQVNDIRLRANYKGEFEILCARCVEPVAQTVSGEFDLVFRPSAADDESGEHAITPDETEIGYYEESGLLLEDVVREQVLLSLPSRTLCKPDCKGLCPRCGQNQNLATCSCEQTPSDPRWNALAGLADKIEVKH; this comes from the coding sequence GTGCTGATTACCCCGATACAACTGCTCGATGAGCCGCTGGAGATCGACGAGACGATCGCTCCCGGCGCGCTGGAATACGGTCCCGATATTCGCCAGACCTCTCCTCTCCCCGTGAAGGGGCAGGCCGACCTGCTGATTGAACACCGCCACGAGGAACGGGGGCGCAATGCCCAGGTGAACGACATACGGCTGCGGGCTAACTATAAGGGTGAGTTTGAGATACTGTGTGCCCGATGTGTCGAACCAGTGGCGCAGACGGTTTCGGGCGAGTTCGACCTGGTCTTTCGGCCTTCGGCGGCGGACGACGAGAGCGGGGAGCACGCAATTACCCCGGATGAGACCGAAATCGGGTATTATGAAGAGAGCGGTCTTTTGCTTGAGGACGTCGTGCGTGAGCAGGTGTTGTTGTCCCTGCCCAGCCGAACCCTCTGCAAGCCGGACTGCAAGGGCCTCTGCCCTCGCTGCGGTCAGAACCAGAACCTCGCAACCTGCTCCTGCGAACAGACACCGTCTGATCCGCGTTGGAATGCTCTGGCGGGACTGGCTGACAAGATCGAGGTCAAGCACTAA
- a CDS encoding L-rhamnose mutarotase: MRRYSQIIKLRPEDKEEYIRYHTDVWPGVLARIEKCNIRNYSIFLHDDLLIAYFEYHGSDFDADMKLMAADAETQRWWAIMDPMQVPLPEATRAGVRWLNIPEVFHFDGAPVAKS; encoded by the coding sequence ATGCGTCGCTACAGCCAGATCATCAAACTGCGTCCTGAAGACAAAGAGGAGTACATCCGTTACCACACCGACGTGTGGCCCGGAGTGCTGGCACGGATCGAAAAGTGCAACATCCGCAACTACTCCATCTTTCTGCATGACGATCTGCTGATCGCATACTTCGAGTACCACGGCTCCGATTTCGACGCCGACATGAAGCTGATGGCCGCCGACGCCGAGACGCAGCGCTGGTGGGCGATCATGGACCCCATGCAGGTCCCCCTGCCTGAGGCCACAAGGGCCGGAGTGCGCTGGCTCAACATCCCCGAGGTCTTCCACTTTGACGGCGCGCCGGTTGCAAAGAGCTAG
- the hcp gene encoding type VI secretion system tube protein Hcp — translation MAYQVYATVTAAKQGVFKGDSTQKGHEGKIKIDSVSYGVVSPRDAASGLATGKRVEQPVVFSLNWNACSPQFFGAAYSNENLTTVLFEYFSSDKTGVERLDHTVKLTNASIAEIREAYAAMTPTGAVDGNDVQTVSLTFQKIEITNTVGGITAVDDWQRPAV, via the coding sequence ATGGCCTATCAGGTTTATGCAACCGTCACAGCAGCGAAGCAGGGAGTCTTCAAGGGCGACTCCACGCAGAAGGGCCACGAAGGCAAGATCAAGATCGACTCCGTTAGCTATGGCGTTGTTTCTCCCCGGGACGCGGCCTCAGGTCTCGCGACGGGTAAGCGGGTGGAGCAGCCAGTGGTGTTCTCCCTGAACTGGAACGCCTGCTCTCCGCAGTTCTTCGGTGCGGCGTACTCGAATGAGAACCTGACCACAGTCCTGTTTGAGTACTTCAGCTCGGACAAGACCGGGGTAGAGCGGCTCGACCACACGGTCAAGCTGACGAACGCCAGCATCGCGGAGATTCGCGAGGCTTACGCCGCAATGACGCCCACAGGCGCTGTCGATGGCAATGACGTGCAGACGGTCTCGCTTACGTTTCAGAAGATCGAGATCACGAACACCGTCGGCGGCATTACCGCAGTCGACGACTGGCAGCGGCCTGCTGTCTAG
- a CDS encoding damage-inducible protein DinB, giving the protein MKLKVLFLEELKREEAGTRKALERVPEGKNDWAPHEKSMKMGYLASLVATMPSWIEMMINQDELDFAPVGENKNKPIEWKKTAELLAIFDESMKKGIAALESTTDEHLMTNWKLKAHGHLISDESRYINILNGVLAHWAHHRGQLTVYLRLNEAPVPSLYGPTADERFGG; this is encoded by the coding sequence ATGAAGCTGAAGGTTCTTTTCCTTGAAGAGTTGAAGCGTGAAGAGGCAGGAACACGCAAGGCGCTGGAGCGGGTTCCAGAAGGAAAAAACGACTGGGCACCGCATGAAAAGTCGATGAAGATGGGCTACCTCGCTTCGCTGGTGGCAACCATGCCATCGTGGATCGAGATGATGATCAACCAGGACGAGCTGGACTTCGCTCCCGTGGGCGAGAACAAGAACAAGCCCATCGAGTGGAAGAAGACCGCAGAGCTGCTGGCCATCTTCGACGAGAGCATGAAGAAGGGGATCGCCGCCCTCGAATCCACCACCGACGAGCACCTGATGACGAACTGGAAGTTGAAGGCCCACGGCCACCTCATCTCGGACGAGTCGCGGTACATCAACATCCTCAACGGTGTGCTCGCCCATTGGGCGCATCACCGCGGCCAGTTGACGGTCTACCTGCGTTTGAATGAAGCGCCGGTCCCGTCTCTCTACGGGCCTACGGCGGATGAGAGGTTTGGCGGCTGA
- a CDS encoding thiamine phosphate synthase yields MARWAAEGIGLIQLREKDLGPIELADIARPMVEAIAAHPSTRLLINGNLRAAIESHAHGVHLPANSVLLPAEVRRRYAVHSLPRPVVTVSCHSLAEIQIARRNETDAILFAPVFSKTVGGHEVTPAAGIEALRAACVAAAPVPVYALGGVTEENAPLCIEAGAAGIAGIRLFH; encoded by the coding sequence GTGGCAAGATGGGCCGCCGAGGGAATCGGTCTCATCCAGTTGAGAGAAAAGGACCTTGGGCCCATCGAGCTGGCCGACATTGCCAGGCCGATGGTCGAGGCCATCGCCGCTCACCCCTCCACCCGGCTGCTGATTAATGGAAACCTGCGGGCTGCAATCGAGAGCCATGCCCACGGCGTCCACCTGCCCGCCAACTCGGTGCTTCTGCCTGCGGAGGTTCGCCGCCGCTACGCCGTGCACAGCCTGCCACGGCCCGTCGTCACCGTCTCCTGCCACTCGCTGGCGGAGATCCAGATTGCCCGGCGCAACGAGACGGATGCGATTCTGTTTGCGCCAGTCTTCAGCAAGACGGTTGGTGGCCATGAGGTAACTCCCGCCGCTGGCATCGAGGCTCTCCGTGCCGCCTGTGTGGCCGCCGCGCCGGTGCCTGTCTATGCGCTGGGCGGTGTTACTGAGGAGAACGCGCCCCTTTGCATCGAGGCCGGAGCCGCGGGCATAGCAGGCATCCGGCTATTTCATTGA
- the sthA gene encoding Si-specific NAD(P)(+) transhydrogenase, with the protein MSGVYDLIVIGSGPAGQRAAIYASKMGKKVALVEMREVVGGVSINTGTIPSKTMREAVLHLSGYNYKSIYGMNYRVKERITMADLAFRVQHVIKTEIDVTEAQLSRNNVEMLLGVASFEDPTHIKVTNSRGSAVYEAKSTLIATGTKPASSPKVHINGKTIINSDQVLDLTNLPKTMIVVGGGVIGVEYTCMFAALGVRVTLIERRPRLLEFADQEIVEALSYHLRDARVTMRLNEEVESVEEMPDGSVVANLESKKKLQGDALLYAVGRQGNVDELNLAAVGVEADSRGRIPVDKDFRTKNANIFAVGDVIGFPSLASVSMEQGRIGAARAFGDETIVSNPSFYPYGIYTIPEISFIGKTEEQLTEEDVPYEVGVAYYREIARGQIRGDTTGRLKLIFHRGSHLILGVHIIGEGASELLHIGQAVMALGGRIEYFVDTVFNYPTLAECYKVAAFNGLNRVSKFDS; encoded by the coding sequence ATGAGCGGTGTGTACGATCTGATCGTTATCGGGTCCGGGCCGGCCGGACAGCGCGCGGCAATCTATGCCTCCAAGATGGGCAAGAAGGTTGCGCTGGTCGAGATGCGCGAGGTGGTCGGCGGCGTCTCCATCAATACCGGCACCATCCCGTCAAAGACGATGCGCGAGGCCGTGCTCCATCTCTCCGGGTACAACTACAAGTCGATCTACGGCATGAACTACCGGGTGAAGGAGCGGATCACCATGGCCGACCTCGCCTTCCGCGTCCAGCACGTCATCAAGACCGAGATCGACGTCACCGAGGCCCAGCTCTCGCGCAATAACGTGGAGATGCTGCTCGGCGTGGCCAGCTTTGAAGACCCGACGCACATCAAGGTGACCAACTCGCGCGGGTCAGCCGTCTACGAGGCGAAGAGCACTCTGATCGCTACGGGAACCAAGCCTGCCAGCTCACCCAAGGTCCACATCAACGGCAAGACCATCATCAACAGCGACCAGGTGCTCGACCTCACCAACCTTCCCAAGACGATGATCGTCGTCGGCGGCGGCGTCATCGGCGTGGAGTACACCTGCATGTTCGCCGCCCTCGGCGTTCGCGTGACGTTGATCGAGCGGCGGCCGCGCCTGCTTGAGTTCGCCGACCAGGAGATCGTCGAGGCGCTGAGCTACCACCTGCGCGACGCCCGCGTCACCATGCGGCTCAACGAAGAGGTGGAGTCGGTCGAGGAGATGCCCGACGGCTCCGTCGTCGCCAACCTCGAGAGCAAGAAGAAGCTACAGGGAGACGCGCTGCTCTACGCCGTCGGCCGCCAGGGCAATGTGGACGAGCTGAACCTCGCCGCCGTCGGGGTCGAGGCCGACTCGCGCGGACGCATCCCCGTCGACAAGGACTTCAGGACCAAGAACGCGAACATCTTCGCCGTAGGCGACGTCATCGGCTTCCCGTCGCTGGCCTCCGTCTCCATGGAGCAGGGCCGTATCGGCGCGGCGCGCGCCTTCGGCGACGAGACCATCGTCTCGAACCCCAGCTTCTACCCCTACGGCATCTACACCATCCCCGAGATCAGCTTCATCGGCAAGACCGAGGAGCAGTTGACCGAGGAGGACGTTCCCTACGAGGTTGGCGTTGCCTACTATCGCGAGATCGCGCGCGGGCAGATTCGCGGCGACACCACTGGCCGCCTGAAGCTGATCTTCCACCGCGGGAGCCACCTGATCCTCGGCGTTCACATCATCGGCGAGGGGGCCAGCGAGCTGCTGCACATCGGGCAGGCTGTGATGGCGCTCGGCGGAAGGATCGAATACTTCGTGGATACCGTCTTCAACTACCCAACGCTAGCGGAATGTTATAAAGTGGCTGCTTTCAATGGATTGAACCGCGTCAGCAAGTTCGACTCGTAA
- a CDS encoding ROK family protein, which yields MAKSVGVTLSEQIHTGLVIDHKLVGGLRRFPEDEEDYSALVELHTDALVETICNQIVGAANGEKNLDAVGIAVPGLVKSGVVEEAPNLPQIKGARLRDLISMKLHDHGIAAPVALLNDADGVAAGLAAKFGKLDSMIRVWTIGLGIGHGRYPHTAGVWEGGHTVVTLDDKEAFCGCGGRGHLEGIMGHRSMRMRFLDMEPEEVFEAAKAGDQRCLEFKRLYHKALAAATASSIHMTGPGKFFLTGTYVDNVDLPMLKDYMQQMVKMSPLQGYSIEIVKENAENRVIGSAVSAEQAAGL from the coding sequence ATGGCAAAGTCGGTTGGGGTCACGTTATCGGAGCAGATTCACACCGGGCTGGTGATCGACCACAAGCTGGTGGGTGGGCTGCGGCGGTTTCCTGAAGATGAAGAAGATTACAGCGCTCTGGTCGAGCTTCATACCGATGCCCTGGTCGAGACGATCTGCAATCAGATTGTTGGGGCTGCGAATGGCGAAAAAAACCTCGATGCCGTAGGAATCGCTGTTCCGGGACTGGTGAAGAGCGGTGTTGTCGAGGAAGCGCCGAACCTTCCCCAGATCAAGGGCGCCAGGCTGCGCGACCTGATCAGCATGAAGCTGCACGACCACGGCATAGCAGCTCCGGTCGCCCTGCTGAACGATGCGGACGGTGTTGCAGCGGGGCTGGCAGCGAAGTTTGGCAAGCTGGACTCGATGATCCGGGTATGGACCATCGGCCTGGGTATCGGGCATGGAAGATATCCGCACACGGCCGGCGTGTGGGAGGGCGGGCATACCGTGGTCACGCTCGACGACAAGGAGGCTTTCTGCGGTTGCGGCGGAAGGGGGCACCTTGAGGGCATCATGGGCCATCGCTCGATGCGTATGCGCTTTCTGGACATGGAGCCGGAGGAGGTCTTTGAGGCGGCGAAGGCGGGCGACCAGAGATGTCTTGAGTTCAAGAGGCTCTATCACAAGGCATTGGCCGCGGCGACGGCTAGCTCGATCCATATGACAGGGCCGGGTAAGTTCTTCCTTACTGGGACCTATGTGGACAACGTCGATCTGCCGATGCTCAAGGACTACATGCAGCAGATGGTCAAGATGAGTCCGCTGCAAGGCTACTCGATCGAGATCGTGAAAGAGAACGCAGAGAACCGCGTGATCGGCTCGGCGGTGAGCGCGGAGCAGGCTGCGGGGCTGTAG
- a CDS encoding SRPBCC domain-containing protein, producing MTAKPVSEIERMVVTRIFDAPRELVWKAWTEPKYIMQWWGPKGLTAPGCEMDFRVGGKLLCCMRTPDGQEFWNAVEYYEIVPCEKIVSLMYFSDSKGNKIDPAQLGIEHEAIDGAYDVTLFEDLGNGQTKLTFIGNEPMESAKNSGQMDGWIEILDKVATVVAGLA from the coding sequence ATGACAGCAAAGCCGGTTAGCGAAATTGAGCGGATGGTCGTTACGAGAATTTTTGATGCCCCACGCGAGTTGGTTTGGAAGGCGTGGACAGAGCCGAAGTACATCATGCAGTGGTGGGGACCGAAGGGCCTTACTGCGCCGGGTTGTGAGATGGATTTTCGCGTTGGAGGAAAACTTCTCTGCTGCATGAGGACCCCGGATGGGCAGGAGTTCTGGAATGCGGTTGAATACTACGAGATCGTTCCGTGCGAGAAGATCGTTTCCTTGATGTACTTTTCGGATTCGAAGGGAAACAAAATCGATCCGGCGCAATTGGGAATAGAACACGAGGCTATCGACGGTGCGTACGATGTGACCCTCTTTGAGGATCTCGGAAACGGCCAGACGAAGCTTACCTTCATCGGCAATGAACCCATGGAGAGTGCTAAAAATAGCGGTCAAATGGACGGCTGGATCGAGATACTCGATAAAGTTGCGACAGTTGTTGCGGGGTTAGCATAG
- a CDS encoding metalloregulator ArsR/SmtB family transcription factor has protein sequence MVVDRLNTTFAALSDPTRRAMIERLSRGPASVHGLTEPFSLSQQMISKHIAYLVRARIVVKTKRGRESVCTLRPEAIKTVSEWAMNYRRFWEESFDKLDVVVKEMKKNGG, from the coding sequence ATGGTTGTGGATAGATTAAACACAACCTTCGCGGCTTTGTCTGACCCAACCCGGCGAGCAATGATCGAACGGCTCTCTCGCGGGCCTGCCTCGGTGCATGGATTGACGGAACCGTTCTCACTGTCACAGCAGATGATTTCAAAACATATTGCCTATCTGGTGAGAGCGCGGATTGTGGTCAAGACGAAGCGTGGACGGGAGAGTGTATGCACGCTTAGGCCAGAGGCGATTAAGACAGTCAGCGAATGGGCGATGAACTATCGCCGGTTCTGGGAAGAGAGTTTCGACAAGCTGGATGTGGTTGTGAAGGAAATGAAGAAAAACGGAGGTTAG